The genomic DNA GCTGCGGCGCTTGGCCTGCAGCACGTGCTCGCGCGTGGTGAACTCGGCGTTCTCGGCGCGGGCGATGTCGCCCGCGACGCGCACGAGGCCGCCGAGGTTGCGCAGCTCCAGCGTGAGGTGCTCCTTCCGGCCCGCGCGGCGCTGGGCCTCGAGGATGACCTCCTCCATCGCGCCCTCGTCGAACGCGGGGAGCCGGCCGTCCTTCTCGACCTCCTGGGCGATGAACCGGGCGTACTTCCGGCGCATCTCCGGGGTGTCCGAGATGGTGTCGTCCATGTACACCTCGTAGCCGTACCCCTTGATGCGGCTCCGGAGCGCCGGGTGCATGTTCTCCATCGCGTCGAGGTTCCCCGCCGCGACCATGACGAAGTCACAGGGGACGGCCTCGGTCTGGACCATCGCGCCCGAGGAGCGCTCGGACTGGCCCGTGATGGAGAACTCGCCCTCCTGGATGGCGGTCATCAGCTTCTGCTGGGACCGGATGTCGAGGGTGTTGATCTCGTCGACGAACAGCACGCCCTTGTTGGCCTTGTGGATGGCCCCCGCCTCGACGCGGTCGTGGCTGGGGGTCTCCATCCCGCCGGACTGGAACGGGTCGTGCCGGACGTCGCCGAGCAGCGCGCCGGCGTGCGCGCCGGTCGCGTCCTCGAACGGTGCGGTCTGCTGGTCGGCGTTGTTGACCAGCAGGTTCGGGATCATCGCGTCGCTACCACGCGAGGAGTAGCGGAACGCGAGGTAGATGACACCCGCCGCCAGGATGCCGAGCAGGAGTTGCCCGGCGATCAGCAGCGAGTAGCCGAACACCACGGCGATGATGATCCACATCAGGAAGCTCCGCATCTGGTTGCGCTTGCGGGCCTCCTCCTTGTGCGCCTCGACGATCTGTTCGCCCTTCCCCGCGGGCACGGTCCGGACCTTCGGCTCGTTGCCGTCGTCCGGGTTGTGGTAGACGAGGATGTCCTGCAGGTCCTCCTTCGGGAGGAGCTGGGACATCGCCTTCGCGAGCATCGACTTCCCCGTCCCGGGGGAGCCGATCATCATGACGTGGCGGCGCTGCTTGGCCGCCTTCAGGATGATGTCGCGGGCGTCGTCCTGCCCGATGACCTGGTCGACGAGGCGGTCGGGCACCTCGATGTCGTCGGTCGAGGAGATCTGGAGCCCGCCCAGCAGGCCGTCCTCCTCGGCCGGTTCGACCTCGGCGCCGGCCTCGACGGTCACGTCGCTCCCGAGGTCCGACCCGTCGGTCAGCTCGTCGGACTCGTCGGCGGGCGCCGGTGGCCCGCCCGGGGTCTCGTTCTCGTCCCGGTCCAGTGGGATGCCCGGGTCCGGGTGCTCCTCCTGGGGCACGCCGTCCTCGGACTCGCGACCGGGGTGCTCGTCCGTGTTGTTGTCGTCGCTCATAGAACCGTTGCTATCACCGATAACGAGGGGCCTTCAACTGATATACTTTCTCCCCACGGGTGCCGCCCGTACACGCGTAAACCGCCCGCAGCGGCCGCCTCGTCCGTTCCTCCGGTACGTGCCAGCGCGACCCGCGAGGCTTATGAACCGAGCCACACAACCCCGCGAGAGAGCCAGTCCAGATGAGCGTCACCCGGGGGTTCTACATCGGCCGGTACCAGCCCTACCATGAGGGGCATCACGCCATGGTCGAGCGCATCGCTGAGGACGTCGACGAGCTCGTCCTCGGCATCGGCAGCGCCGACCAGTCACACACGCCACACGACCCGTTCACCGCCGGCGAGCGCGTGATGATGATCACGAAGGCGACCCAGGAGATGGACCTCCTGACCTACGCGGTCCCCATCGAGGACCTCAACCGGAACGCGGTCTGGGTGAGCCACGTCCAGTCGATGTCCCCGAACTTCGACGTGGCCTACTCCAACAACCCGCTCGTCATCCGCCTGTTCGAGGAGGCCGGCATCGAGGTCCGCCAGTCCGAGATGTACCGCCGCGACGAGTTCCAGGGCACCGAGGTCCGCCAGCGCATCATCGACGGCGACGACTGGCAGGCGCTGGTCCCGAACCCCGTCGTCGACGTCATCGAAGAGTGCGACGGCGTGGCCCGGCTGCGGCAGGTGGCCGACACGGACGACCCCGACGACGACGGCAACGGCGTCGAGTAAGATCGGCTCCGCGCCGTGTCGATTATCGGCCGGAGTCTCGGATAAATCGGCAAATCGAGGTGTCTGGTTTCGGATCGGGCTGCAGGTCCTGATATGTCGGGGTTGCTTCGAAACTCTTCAGAGTTCGCGTCGGTCTCGTCGCGAGGACCCGCTGTACTCCGTCGGCAGGTCCACGTCGTCGGGCGCGGGCATCCAGAAGTAGTCGAAGGCGATGCCGGTCGCCAGCGGCAGGACCACGGTCAGCCCCATCACGGCGGCCGGGTTCCCGAGGTCCGGCCCCAGACCCGCGCCCCCGAGGACGATGGTGAGGACCGTCAGCGTCAGCGTGCCCAGCAGGACCGCGTACAGCGCCGCACCCCAGCGGGTGTTGAGCCGGACCCGGAAGAACCTGGTCAGCAGCGCCGCCGCCGCGGCGTTCACGCCCAGGATGACGAGCAGGCCGACCACGTCGACGATGGTGATCATCCAGCGACAGTAGGGCGCCCGGGGCTATCAGTCCCTCGGCACGGCCGGGACCGACGTGCCGGTCGGGCCCCGTCACGAGTGATAGTATATATCAAGATGACCGCTAAATTAAGGTTGGGTGCCGACGTAACCGTCCCATGACCGACGGACCCCGAGCGTCGACGACCGATACCGCCACCACATCCCCGCCGCGAGCGACCGTGCTCGTCGTCGACGACGAGAAGCCGATGACCGAGATCCTCTCGACCTGGATCGGCGAGCACCACGACGTGCTCGTCGCACACGACGGCGAGGAGGCGCTCGAGACCATCACCGAGGACGTCGACGTCGTCCTGCTGGACCGGCGGATGCCGCGGATGGACGGGGACGCGTTCCTCCACGCGATGAGGGACGCTGGCTACGACGCCCGGGTCGTCATGCTGACGGCCATCGACCCCGGCCCGGACATCGTGAGCCTGCCCTTCGACGACTACGTCACCAAACCCGTCACGAAGGACGTGGTGCTCAACGTCATCGACCGGATGCTCCGGCTCAGCCGGGCAGGGAAGGCCGTCCGCGAGTACCACTCCCTGGAGCGCCGGCGCGACGTGCTCCGCACGGCGAAGGCGACGACCGGGGTCTCGGACTCGGAGGCCTTCGAGCTGCTGACCCGGCGGCTCGAGGCGGCCGCGAAGGACGCCGGCGCCGGGCTGGCGTGGCTGAAAGAGGAGTACTACGAGACGGACGAGTGACGTGCTCGTCGGCGGTCGTGGGTTCCACCGTCCGCCGACCCCCCGCAACCGTCGTGTCGATGACCGTCTCCGTTCTCAGGCGCCGAGCAGCTCCCGGGCCCGCTCGACGTCGCCGTCCATCCGCTCCATGAGGTCCCAGACCCCCTCTCGGGCCCCATCGTCGACCGTCGCGAGCACCATCCCCTCGTCGGGCTGGCCGTAGACGATGCCGGCCCCGTCGGGGGCGATGGCGAGTGCGGGGAGCGCGGCCAGGTCCTCCTCGCCCTCGGTCACCTCGATGACCGTCGACTGGCCCTCCCCCGCGGTCGCGCGGTCGAGCGCGGCGCGGAGTTCCTCGAGGAGCCCCGCCGTGAGCGTCGCAGCAGGGTTCCGGACGGTGACGTGGCGGTCGAACGCCCCCGTGTCGATGGCCTCGCGGACCTCGGCGGTGACGGCCTCGCGCTTGGTCTTCCCGTCGACCAGCGCGACCGCCGGCCGGGCCTGGCCGGTGAGAAGGTGGTACGTGACGATGTCGCCGACGGCGATCAGGGGCCGTCCGCTCTCGGCGAGCAGTTCGTCGGCCGCCGTGTAGACCGGGCCGAGCGGGTCCTTCAGCTCGTGGCGCATCGACTCCGGGAGCGAGAGCACGACGCGGGGGTCGCCGGGGTCCGGCGAGTCGCTGGCGTCGCTCATGGCCGTCTCACCGGACCTTCAGCGCGTACTTCCCCGGCTCGGTCACTTCCATCTCGCTGGCGATCTGCGAGGTCTCGGGGTGCGCGATGATGACGTAGCCGGCCCAGTCCTCGGTCAGCGAGGTGGAGCCGCAGTTGGGACACTGCTCGCCGTCGGCGGCCTCGAGCACGCGGTGGCACTCGCGGCAGACGAGTCGGTCGGCCATCTAATCACCCGCCTGGCCCTGCTGGGCCCGCCGGCGTCGGTCCTGTTCGAGCCACTCGTGCTTGCCCAGCCCCGGCTGCTTCGCGGTGAGGCCGATCTTCGAGTCCCGCGGGTTCCGCTCGTCGATGCTCTTCGTGACGATGCGGGCGCGGACGGAGTCGCCGACCGAGAGGACCCGGCTCGAGTCCCGGGAGGCGAGCTGCTGGTTCTCCTCGTCGTAGGCGAGGTACTCGTCGTCGATCTGGGAGACGTGGAGCAGCCCGTCGACGGGGCCGATGCCGACGAAGGCGCCGAAGTTGACGACCTCGACGACCTCGCCGTCGACGACCTCCTGCATCTCGGGGTCGAAGGTCAGCGCATCGAACTCGGCCTCGTAGTAGACGCCGGGGCGGTTGGGCAGGACGGCGCCGGTGCCGATATCGTGGACGTCGATGACGCTGACGACGGAGCCGACCTCCTCGTCCATACGGCCCTCCAGCTTGTCCTGCAGGAGTCGTTTCACCAGGTCGGGGGAGACGTCGGCGAGGTACTCGGGCGGCACCTCGACGGTGTCCTTGAGACGAACGCGTTTGTACATGTATCGTGTGTGGTTTCGTGTCGGGGTAGTTTGTGTTCGGTAGCGTGTGAGAGACGCGGCGTTACGGTCGAGTGAGCGCGAGTTCGTTTCGCCCGCGTAAACCGATTACGGGTACGTCCCGGGCCAGCAGGCGGTCGCGCAGGTCCGCATCGTTCGTGGCGACGCAGTCGACGGTGGCCCCCTCGTCGGGGTCGCGTGTGGCGATCTCGACGACGGCGTCGTCGGCGTACTGCTCGCGGTGGGCGATCTGCTCGCACCGGTCGGCGAGGTCGCGGCCGACGCTCGCCGCGACGGCCTCCTCGCCCTGCCCGTCGCTGAGCTTCTCCAACTCGGCGACGCACGCGGCCGGGACGACCGGCTCCGGGTCGTCGAGGACGCGCTCCAGTTCGTCGAAGACGCGGACGTCGCACTCGACGGGCATCATGAGCGCGTTGGTGTCGAGCAGGACCGTCGTCATCCTACCGCAGCGTCCCCACGCCGATGAGTCGCCAGCGCGAGCCGACACGGCGGTTGATGGCGATCTTCGCGCCCTCCTGGGCGCAGACGGGCCGCTTGAGCGCGACCTCGCACTCCTCGTCGCGGGCGCTGGTGACGGAGCCGACCGTGGTGGCCGTGCCGACCGTCAGCATCAGCGGCTCGCCCGTCGAGATGGGCTCGATCTCCTCGGCGTCCTCGCCGACGACCCGCTCGAGCAGGTCCACGTCCATCACGAACGAGTCCCGCGTCGGCGGGAGCGACCCCGGCGGGCCGGCGACCTGCCCGGCCAGGGCGTCGCCCTTCGTGTACGAGGGGTCCAGCCCCGTGCCGACACCGATGAGGCCGCCGGGCGTGGCCTCGTCGACGGACTCGCCGCCGGCCTGCAGCGATCGCACCGTCGTCTCGACGGGCTGGTACTCGGACTGGCCGCCCTCCTCGACCTCGCGGCCGGGGCGGATCTCGATCTCGTCCTCGACGTGGAGGCGGCCCTGCGAGAGCGACCCGCCGACGACACCGCCCATCAGGCCCGCGGCGTCCGTGCCGGGGCGGTTGATGTCGAACGAGCGCGCGACCTGCAGCCGTGCGTCGGCGTCGGCGTCGCGCTCGGGCGTGGGGATCTCCTCCTCGATGGCGTCGATGAGCACGTCGATGTTGACGCCCTGCTGCGCGCTCACGGGGACGATGGGGGCGCCCTCGGCGACGGTCCCCTCGATGAACTCCTCGATCTGGCGCTTGTTGTCGAGGGCGGCCTCGCGGTCCCGCACGAGGTCGATCTTGTTCTGCGCGATGACGATGTTCTCGATGCCGATGATGTCCAGCGCCATCAGGTGCTCCTCGGTCTGTGCCTGGGGCACCGGCTCGTTCGCGCCGATCACGAGGACGGCGCCGTCCATGATCGCCGCGCCCGAGAGCATCGTCGCCATCAGCGTCTCGTGGCCGGGCGCGTCGACGAACGAGACCGTCCGCACCACGTCCGTCTCCTCGCCGTCGACCGCCTCCTCGACCGTGTAGCACTCGGGCGGGTCGGCGCCCGGGATCCGGCGGAAGGTGGCGTCAGCGTACCCGAGGCGGATGGAGATGCCGCGTTTCATCTCCTCGGAGTGCTGGTCGGTCCACTCCCCCGAGAGCGCCTGCACGAGGGTCGTCTTCCCGTGGTCGACGTGGCCGACCAGTCCGATGTTCACCTCCGGTTGTCGGTGTGTGTTCGACATCAGTAATATACCGGCTATCGTCCCCTGCGGCGTATAAGGCTACCGGACCTCCGTTCGGGCGTCTCAGGCCGCCTGCTCCGGTGACTCCTCCTCGTCCTCCGTCGCCCCTGGCTCGGCCGCCGGGAGCCACACCGTCAGCGTCCCGTCGGGGGTGTCGGTGACGAGCTCGCCACCGGCCTGCGTGACGGTCCACTCCAGACACCAGAGCGCCAGCCCCTCGGCGTGTTCGAGCGGCGTCTCCTCGCCCAGCCCTACGGCCTCGATATCGAGCGCGGGGAGCCCGTCGCCGTCGTCGTCGATGGTGAGCAGGAGCGACTCCCCGTCGTCGGCCTCGGCCACGGCGATGCTGACAGCGACGCCTCCGTCGTTGTGCGCGAGTATCTGGTCCACCACGTCCGCGATGGCGACGGGCAACGAAGCTGTCCCGTGGGCCAGCCGACCGGACTCGGACCGCTCGACAGTGATCGTCGCCTCCGGCCAGGAGGCCCGGATGTCCTCCAGAGGGGCCTCGAGACAGTCGGGGAACCGGAGCTGTTCGCGCTCGCCGGAGGCCTCGGAGAGGATGTTCTGGACGCGCCGGGTGCGGTCCGAGAGGGTCGCCAGCGAGAGCGCCTGCTGACGGATGTCCTCCAGTCCCTCGCGGACCGCCTCGTCCGTCACCTGCTCGGCGAGGACCGAGGCGCGCCCGGCGATGATGTTGATGTCGGTCCGGACGTTGTGCCGGAGGATACGGTTGAGGACGGACACCATCGTCGAGCGGGTCTCGAGCGCCACGTTCGAGGCCTCCAGGGCGCCTTTCGTCTCCTCGATCTCCTCGATACGCTTCCGGAGCGTGTCCCGTGTCCGGGCCATCGTCCGGTTGAGGTCGCCGAACTCGTCCGGACGGTCCGTGTCGAACGCCACGTCGTACTCGCCCTGCTCGATGCGCTCGGCGCGGTCGGCCAGCGTCGCCAGCGCGCCGGTCACGTCCGCCCCGATGACGCTGACGACCCCCAGCAGCCCGACCACGGCGATGGTGGAGATGAGACCGATCCAGAGGCCGGCCTCCCGGGTGATGGCGTACGCCTCGCTGGTCGGGGCGTGCTCGATGACGACCAGGTCCGTGCCGTCCACGGGGGCGAACGCCGCGACGTACGTGCCGGGCGCCGACTGCTCGTACCGTGGGTCGGCGACGAACCCGGACTCCCCCTGGAGTCCGCGGCTCACCACGGGCGACCTGAGTGGTCCGGGCTGGTACTGGCGGAGCATCGCCGACCGGTTGTCCGCGAACACGACGGTCCCGTTCGAGTCGACGACGCGCGTGAATCCGCCGTCGACGGGATGCTCGAACCGCTCGAAGATGCTCGCGGTGTCGATGGTGACGACCAGCAGGTGTCCCGGAGCCCCGCGGATCGGTGTGACGTACCCGAGTACCACGGTCTCCCCTCCGTCAGCCTCGTGCGGTTTGGTGGTCCGAACGTCGTCGAAGGCCCGGAAGGCGAACTGCTGTTGCCACGGCAGGTCCTCGACCGCCGTCCCCTCGAGGGACTGGAGGGCGCTCGTCTCGACGGTCTGGTTCCGCCGGTCGATGACGTACGCGTTGACGACGTGTGCTTCCCGGCGGTCGACCAGTTGCCGCTGGAGGTACCGGCGGACCGCAGTCCTGTCGTCCTCCTCGTAGACCGGATGTTCCGAGATGACCCTGGCGAGGAGCCGGTTCTGACGGCTCCATTCGGTCAACTCGCCGGCCTCGGCGTTCGTGGCGGCCGTCATCGACTGTTCGACGTTGTCGTCCAGGAGCGCCCCGACCTGGAGGTACAGTCCCACTGCGGCGACGCCGCTGATGAGCAGGACCACCAGTAGCACGGCGGCCAGCTTCCGCCGATACGACACGCGCACGAAGCCGAGGACCGGGCCGGCGCCGGGAATCGATGGCCGCATCTACGCACCGCCCCCTCGCCGTCGCCGGGGGCGAACTCGCCCCGTCCCTGTCCGTGCTCCGGCGGCTGGTGATGGGAACCCGGTCACGTGGACCCCTCCAGGTCCCGCAGGAAGGACCGTGCGACCGCACTCGGCTGTCGGTCCCGGACGAGTACCTGCCGGTTCAGTCGTCTGATGGTCCGCGCATCGAGGCCCGCGGCCACCGGCTCGAGTTCCTCCAGGATGGCCGGGTACGCATCGGCCGTCGCCGCGTTCGCCGTCGGCGCCGGCTGGTACGGGATGAAGTAGTCGCGGTCGTCCTCGAGCAGCACGAGCGACGGCCGGTCGAGCTGTGGGTCGGTATCGAACCCGCTCGCGACCTGGACTCGTCCGTCCCGCACCAGTTCGTACGTGAGGCCGATCGACGTGACGATGAACGCTCCCGACTCGATTTCGGTCAGGGCCGCCTCCTCGAGACCGTAGAAGTCGGCCATCCCGCCCCAGGCGTCCTGCCGGTGGTAGAAGTCCTCGCCGAGCGCGACGCCGAAGTCGGTGTTGCCGGCGTTCAGGTGGGCCACCAGGCCACTGATGGTGGTGACCCCCGTGCGCTCGCTCCAGCCCCGGTCCGCCAGCAGGACCCATTCGTTCGAGAACGGCGCCGGGGTGCTCATCTCGGCGCCGTGCTCCCGAGCGTCGGCCCTGACGCGCTCGTAGAGCCGCTGCGGGTCGGTGATCCGCTCCGTGTGCTTCGGCGGCAGTTCGGTCCACGCCGTCCCCGTGTACTCCCAGTAGAGGTCCTTCACCCCGGAGACCACCGCGTTCCAGTTCTGGAGCGAGCCCCCGTACCCGATCTCGTCGACCACCTGGATCCCGTCGACGCGCTGGAGACGATGGTAGGCGAGGTATCCGAGGATCTGCTGCTCCGCGAACGACTTCGAGCCGATGCGGACGTTGGGGTCCGAGCGACGGTCGGATCCCGTACCGGTACAGCCACAGAGGCCGCTCGCGACCCCGATGCCACCGACCCCCCCGATCCGGCGGAGGCAGTGCCGCCGCGTCGGCCCCATACGGGGGAGTAGTCGTATCATCGTACATATTCCTTCGCCAACAATGGTAAGATGACTTTCATAAAATCGCTTCAGCGAACGTTTTACTGGGTCGCTGACCTGCAACCGCCTATGAGCAACGACGCCAGCCCGGGTGAGGGAGCCACCCCCGGCGAGGACGACTCCATCCTCCAGTGTGAGGAGTGTCTCCCGCCGGCCGACGCGTTCGCCATCGTCGGCAACGAGACGCGCCTGCACATCCTGGAGGCGCTGTGGGCGGCCGACCGCCCGGCGGCGTTCTCGGAGCTGCGGCGGTCGGTGGGGATGCGCGATTCGGCACAGTTCAACTACCACCTGGACAAGCTCCGGGGGCAGTTCGTCCGCAAGACCGACGACGGCTACGAGTTCCGACAGGCGGGGAAGGCCATCGTCCGTGCGGTGCTGGCGGGCACGTACAACCAGGACCCGGAGCTGGAGCCGTTCCCCGTCGATGGCGAGTGCGTCGCCTGTGGCGGCGGCCTCCAGGCCTCGTACCGCGACGAGGCGTTCCTCATCACCTGCACGGAGTGCCAGCGCCCGCACGGCACCTACCCGTTCCCACCGGGTGGGCTGGAGGACCGCTCCCGCGAGGAGGTGCTGTCGGCGTTCAACCAGCGCGCTCGCCACCTGGCCTGCCTCACCGCAGACGGCGTCTGCCCGGAGTGCAACGGACGGGTGCGGACCGACCTCCTCGAACCGGAGGACCTCCCGCCGGACAAGGTGAAACCCATCGCCGAACAGGAACTGTTCGTCATCCACGAGTGCCAGCGGTGCAACAACCACATCGTCTCCTCGGTCGGGCTGACGCTGCTGGACGACGCCGAGATCGTCTCCTTCTACCGGGACCACGGTATCGACCTGAATACCGTTCGCTTCTGGACGCTGGAGTGGTGCATCAGCGACCGCCATCTGGACATCCTCTCGCGTGACCCCTGGCGCCTGCGCGTGACGGTCCCACTGGGCGAGGAGGAGCTCCGCGTCACCGTCGACGGCGAGATGGCCGTCCAGCACACGGAGCGCCGGGCCCGGACGGGTGACGCCGCGACTGAGGGGACGACGCCGACGGGGGCCGACGAGGCCGACGAGGCGGTCGAGCAGGATGCGTGACGTGCCCCGGTGGCTCGCCACCGCCACGCGGTCGCTGGCCGTAGACGTCGCCGGCCGCCAGCGTCGACGGGCGGCCCGCGACTGGCTCTGGATGCGGCTGGTGACCCTGCTGGCGGTCGGCTGTGGCGTGGTCGTCGCGGTCCTCGGCATGACCGTCGCCGCGGTCACGGTCGGCGTCATCCTCACCTACGGGGCGAGCCCGCTCGGGGTCGCGCTCGCCTGGTCGCTCGTGGTGTCGCTGGTGGCGTTCGCGCCACTGGCGGCGTTGCGGGCCGGCGCAGCCGTCCACGCCTGGCTCGTCTGAGCCGTCGGTCGGCCCGCCGGTCGGCGACCCGGCCGCGTGAGGCCCGGCCAGCGTAGCCCCGTCGTCGACGCCGGAGACGCCACATAAGACCCCCGCGCGTATCCGGGGCACGAGACTTATGAACATACACCACGCAACCGGGCTCCATGAGTTCAGACACCGGACCGACCGGCGGGAGCATCGACACCGTCGGGTCGGAGGGGCCCCACGACGGCGAGCAGGAGTCGGGGGGCGCCGGGGGCGACGATGAGGTATCGGACCTGCCGCTGGCGCCGTATCCGCCGAACCTCGGCAACCCGAAGTTGCACGCGCTCCGGCAGGTCCGTGACCCCATCGCGTTCAGCGACCGCGCCGCCGCCATCCGCGACGTCTACCGCATCTGGCTCCCCGGCATCGGCGACATCACGAACCTGGCCCACCCGGACCACATGAAGCGGGTCCTCCTCACCGAGCGCGGGAAGTTCCGCAAGTCCGAGGACTTCGGCATCGCGTTCGGTGACGGCCTCCTCACCGTCGAGGGCGAGGAGTGGGCCCAGCAGCGCAAGACATTGCAGCCGCTGTTCGTCCGCGAGAGCGTGATGGACCACGCCGACACGATGGTCGAGCAGGCCCAGCGCCGCGTCGGGCGCTGGGAGGGCGGCCAGCAGCTCGACCTGCAGGCCGAGATGACCGACCTCACCCTGGACGTGCTGTTCGCGGCCATCCTCGGGCGCGAACTCGAACTGGACGGCGACGAGAAGATCCGCCGCTCGGCCGAGGCGCTCCACGACTGGTTCCTCCCCACCTCCTACCCGCTCCCGCGCTGGCTGCCCACGCCCGCCCGGCGACGGTTCAAACAGGGGAAGCAGACCCTGCAGGACGAGGCCGACCGGCTGCTGGAGGAGGCCGCCCGGGACCCGCCCTCGGACCCGACGGAGGCCGACGACCTCATCAACCTCCTCGTGGGGCTGCGCGCGGCCGGCGTGACGGACTCGGGGATGCTGACCGACGAGCGCCTCCGCGACCAGATGGTCTCCATCATCTTCGCCGGTCACGATACGACGACCACCTCCCTGACGTTCGCGCTGTGGGCGCTCGCCGAACATCCGGACATCCGCGAGCGCTTCCACGCGGAGGTGGACGCGCTCGACGGCCCCCCGACCGCCGAGGACATCGAGGAAGGTCGGCTGGCGTTCACCGACAAGCTCGTCACGGAGACGCTCCGGCTGTTCCCGCCCGTCTACGCGCTTCCCCGCGTGGCCGACGAGGACGTCCAGTTCGACGGCTACCGCGTCCCCGAGGGCGAACGCGTCGGCGTCATCATCCGGCGCATCCAGCGGGACCCGCGCTTCTTCGACCGGCCCGACACGTTCGACCCCGACCGCTGGACGCCGGAGTTCCGACAGGAGCTGCACGACTTCGCGTACGCCCCGTTCGGCGGTGGCCCGCGCATCTGCATCGGCCGCCAGTTCGCCCTGCTGGAGGCCAAACTCTCGCTGGCCACCATCGGCCGGAACTACGAACTCTACTACCTCGGCGAGGAGGGCAAGCACGACGGCCCGCCGCTCTCCCCGCAGATGACGCTCCGGATGAAGGAGGGCCAGGAGTTCCTCGTCACCGAGCGCTGAGCAGGACCACCTCACTTCCTGCTGTCGATTCGTATCAGTGAATTTACTGAAGAAGGGTCCGGTAACTCTCCCTACAGAAATGTAATTCAGATTACCCTTATCTGGCCGTGGGGCCTTGGTCCACGTGAATACAGATGCGCACGAACTACCCCACACGCCCCCGGTCGCGGACAGCCGCCGACGGCCACGCCCGACGCCGCACCGTCCGCACGGTCCTGAAGTTCGCCCTCGTGACGCCGCTGGCGCTGGTCACCGCGCTCGTCGTCGTCGGCGCCCTCGCGTCCGCGGGGTCGCTGACCTCGGTCGTCACCGCGTTCGGCCTGCTGGCCGCGCCCGTCGTGGTCGGCGCCCTCGTCGACCGCGCTCGGGCCGACCTCCCCGACCGCGACGGCACCCGTCAGCCGCCCTACGGCCCGCGACTCCGGCGGTAGGCGGCGAGCGGTCGCTGCGCTCGCTAGCTGCCGCCCGTCGCCCCGTTCCAGGCGACAGGGCGAGTCGAAGGGGCAACAGGGTCGGAGTGGAGCGGACCGTCCAGGCCGCTCCGCCCGGCAGCCGAACGTTCCCCTCGAACTAGGCACCCCCCTTATCCGCCGCCGGGTCCACCGTTCGTCCATGTCGTTCGCCCCCGACCGCGTGGAGACGCTCACCTTCGACTCGTACGGGACCCTCGTGGACGTGGCGGCCGTCGAGACCGCGCTCGCCGAGGTCCCTGGCGTCGAGAACCCGGAACCCATCTCGAACCACTGGCGCTCGCGCTCGCTGATGTACACGATGGTTGCCAACGCCATCGACGCCTACCAGCCGTTCTACGAGTTGAACCGGGCCGCACTCACCCACGCGCTCGCCGCACACGGCGTCGAGACCACGCCGGCCGAGCGCGACGCCGTCCTCGAGACGTACCACGACCTCGACGTGTTCGATGACGTGGCCGACGGCATCGCCGCACTCGCGGCCGAGTACGACTGCTACGTCGTCTCCAACGGGAACCCGGAGATGCTGGCCTCGATGGTCGAGGCGGCCGACATCGGGGACGTCATCGAGGACACCATCAGCGCCGACGAGGTGGCGACGTTCAAGCCGGACGCCGAGATCTACCGCCACGCCGCCGCCCGGACCGGGACGCCCATCGACCGCATCGCGCACGTCTGCGGGCCGTTCTTCGACGTGTACGGGTCGATGAACGCGGGGATGCAGGGGGTGCGGGTCGCCCGCGGTGGCGAGCCGTGGGACGCGTTCGCCGGCGAGCCGGACCTGACGGTCGAGGACTTCCACGCGCTGGCCGACGAACTCGGCGTCTGAGGCCGGGCCGAGGTCGCAACCTTTTCCTCGCCGCTACGAGTGCCGGACGGCGTGGCACTCCCGCCGGTCACGCCCGGGATGTTGGCCGTCTTCGCCATCATCGTCGTGGCGCTCGTGCTGTTCGCGACCGAGCCGGTCCCTATCGACATCACCGCTATCGGGGTGATGGTGTCCCTGATGGTACTGGGGACGG from Haloglomus litoreum includes the following:
- a CDS encoding nicotinamide-nucleotide adenylyltransferase, with the translated sequence MSVTRGFYIGRYQPYHEGHHAMVERIAEDVDELVLGIGSADQSHTPHDPFTAGERVMMITKATQEMDLLTYAVPIEDLNRNAVWVSHVQSMSPNFDVAYSNNPLVIRLFEEAGIEVRQSEMYRRDEFQGTEVRQRIIDGDDWQALVPNPVVDVIEECDGVARLRQVADTDDPDDDGNGVE
- a CDS encoding GTP-dependent dephospho-CoA kinase family protein — its product is MSDASDSPDPGDPRVVLSLPESMRHELKDPLGPVYTAADELLAESGRPLIAVGDIVTYHLLTGQARPAVALVDGKTKREAVTAEVREAIDTGAFDRHVTVRNPAATLTAGLLEELRAALDRATAGEGQSTVIEVTEGEEDLAALPALAIAPDGAGIVYGQPDEGMVLATVDDGAREGVWDLMERMDGDVERARELLGA
- the spt4 gene encoding transcription elongation factor subunit Spt4, with translation MADRLVCRECHRVLEAADGEQCPNCGSTSLTEDWAGYVIIAHPETSQIASEMEVTEPGKYALKVR
- a CDS encoding PIN domain-containing protein, which translates into the protein MTTVLLDTNALMMPVECDVRVFDELERVLDDPEPVVPAACVAELEKLSDGQGEEAVAASVGRDLADRCEQIAHREQYADDAVVEIATRDPDEGATVDCVATNDADLRDRLLARDVPVIGLRGRNELALTRP
- a CDS encoding DNA-directed RNA polymerase, translating into MYKRVRLKDTVEVPPEYLADVSPDLVKRLLQDKLEGRMDEEVGSVVSVIDVHDIGTGAVLPNRPGVYYEAEFDALTFDPEMQEVVDGEVVEVVNFGAFVGIGPVDGLLHVSQIDDEYLAYDEENQQLASRDSSRVLSVGDSVRARIVTKSIDERNPRDSKIGLTAKQPGLGKHEWLEQDRRRRAQQGQAGD
- the lonB gene encoding ATP-dependent protease LonB, with amino-acid sequence MSDDNNTDEHPGRESEDGVPQEEHPDPGIPLDRDENETPGGPPAPADESDELTDGSDLGSDVTVEAGAEVEPAEEDGLLGGLQISSTDDIEVPDRLVDQVIGQDDARDIILKAAKQRRHVMMIGSPGTGKSMLAKAMSQLLPKEDLQDILVYHNPDDGNEPKVRTVPAGKGEQIVEAHKEEARKRNQMRSFLMWIIIAVVFGYSLLIAGQLLLGILAAGVIYLAFRYSSRGSDAMIPNLLVNNADQQTAPFEDATGAHAGALLGDVRHDPFQSGGMETPSHDRVEAGAIHKANKGVLFVDEINTLDIRSQQKLMTAIQEGEFSITGQSERSSGAMVQTEAVPCDFVMVAAGNLDAMENMHPALRSRIKGYGYEVYMDDTISDTPEMRRKYARFIAQEVEKDGRLPAFDEGAMEEVILEAQRRAGRKEHLTLELRNLGGLVRVAGDIARAENAEFTTREHVLQAKRRSRSIEQQLADDYIERRKDYELSVSEGQVVGRVNGLAVMGEDSGIVMPVMAEVTPAQGPGEVIATGNLQDIAEEAVLNVSAIIKKFSDEDIKEKDIHIQYVMSYEGVQGDSASITMATAVISALEDIPVEQDLAMTGSLSVRGDVLPVGGVTHKIEAAAKTGLDRVIIPAANEQDVMIEEEFKDQIEIIPVTHISEVLEVALAGEPEKDSLVDRLKNITGSALDRQVGRSSGSPSPQ
- a CDS encoding response regulator; this encodes MTDGPRASTTDTATTSPPRATVLVVDDEKPMTEILSTWIGEHHDVLVAHDGEEALETITEDVDVVLLDRRMPRMDGDAFLHAMRDAGYDARVVMLTAIDPGPDIVSLPFDDYVTKPVTKDVVLNVIDRMLRLSRAGKAVREYHSLERRRDVLRTAKATTGVSDSEAFELLTRRLEAAAKDAGAGLAWLKEEYYETDE